The Candidatus Kuenenbacteria bacterium HGW-Kuenenbacteria-1 genome contains the following window.
TTCGTCTATTTCGCCATTTAATATTTTTTCAATTTCGTTTGTTTCACAATTAGTTCGATGATCCTTGACCATTTGATAGGGATGTAAAACATAGGAACGAATTTGACTCCCCCATTCAACCGGCTTAAATTCACCTTTCAATTCTTTTTTTTCTTTTTGTTTTTCAATTAAATATCGTTGATATAATTTTGTTTGTAAATATTTCATTGCCATTTCTTTGTTTTGTAATTGTGAGCGTTCATTTTGACAACTAACAGCAATTTTAGTTGGCAGATGAGTAATGCGCACAGCAGTTTCATTTTTTTGAACATTTTGTCCGCCATGACCCGAAGCCAAAAAAGTATCAATTCTTAAATTTTCTGGATCAATTTTTATTTCTTCCAATACTTCTAATTCAGGTAAAATTTCAACTAAAGCAAATGAGGTATGTCGCATTTTTTCTGCATCAAATGGAGAAATGCGAACCAAACGATGAACCCCAGCTTCTGATTTTAAAAACCCGTAAGCGTAATTTCCTTGAATTTCTAAAGCAATCTTTTTTATTCCGGCTTCCATACCTTTGGATTCCTCAATAATTTTTACTTGCCATTTTCTTTTTTCGCAAAATTTTAAATACATTCGCAAAAGCATTTCTGCCCAATCTTGCGCATCAACTCCTCCAGCGCCAGCATGAATATTTAAAATAGCGTTGTAAGAATCATATTTTTTATCAAACAAAATAAAAAATTCAAAATATTCGAATTTTTTATTTAAAGAAAATAATTTCGTTTCTATTTCATTTCTCAGAGAAACATCTTTTGCTTCTTTGTCTAAACAAGCAATTTCTAATAAATCATTTATTTCTTCAGTTAATTTTTCAAAATTAAATAATTCTTCTTTTAAATCACTTAGTTGTTTGCTTTTATTTTTTGCATTTTCTAAATCTTGCCAAAAATTTTGCTGACTTATTTCATTTTCTAAATTTTTAATTTTTATTTTTTTTTCAGTAAAGTCAAAGAAACCTCCCTGTTTTGAAAAGTTTCTTTTTTAATTCTTTAATTTTATTAATTAAATCCTGCATAAAATAAGCAAAAAAATTTAAAAAAAATTTTTCAAATTACAAATCCAAAATTACAAATTACACTTCAATTAATACTGGTAAAATCATTGGCCTTTTTTGAGTTTTTGTATAAACAAATTGCCCTAAATCATTTCTAATTTTATCTCTTAAATATGTATCAAAAGCTCTGGATCTAGGATCATTATCTTTAAGAATTTTTTTTGCCTTACTACGAATTTGTTCAATTAATTCTTTATTCTCTTTCATATAAACAAATCCTCGAGAAATTATGTCGGGATTACCAATCAATTTTCCTGTTTTACTCTCAATCGTAGAAATTATAACCAACATTCCATCTTCCGCCATCATTTTTCTATCACGCAAAACAATATTATTACCATCAGAAATACCTAAACCATCTACAAATACATAATTGGCTGGGACTCTTTTATTGGTTAATAAAACGCTTTTATGGTCAACTTCAACGATCTGCCCATTATCTGGAACAAAAATTTTATCTTCTTTGATGCCTACTTTTTTAGCTAATTTAGCCGCTTCTTTAAGCATATAATGATTGGCATAAACAGGAATAAAATAAGTTGGTTTAATTGTTTGAAGCATATAAATAATATCATCGCGATTACCATGACCAGAAACATGAATATCCATAATATCGCCATGAATAACATTATCACATTGACGATAAAGATTATCTTTAAGTCTTTGAATAGTTCGCTCATTGCCTGGAATAATGGAAGAAGAAAAAACAATTGTATCTGATTTTTTTAATTTGATATGACGATGTTGATTTTCAATAATGCGAGATAAAACAGCATTTCCTTCACCTTGCGCGCCAGTGCAAAGAACAATAATTTTATTATCTGGATAATTTTTAGCTTGTTCAATTTTTATTAAAGTATTTTTATATTCTTTAATATAACCCAGTTTTTTAGCAATTTCCACATTTATTTTCATGCCATAGCCATCTAAAACAACTTTTTTACCAATTTTATC
Protein-coding sequences here:
- a CDS encoding peptide chain release factor 2 (programmed frameshift); amino-acid sequence: MQDLINKIKELKKKLFKTGRFLDFTEKKIKIKNLENEISQQNFWQDLENAKNKSKQLSDLKEELFNFEKLTEEINDLLEIACLDKEAKDVSLRNEIETKLFSLNKKFEYFEFFILFDKKYDSYNAILNIHAGAGGVDAQDWAEMLLRMYLKFCEKRKWQVKIIEESKGMEAGIKKIALEIQGNYAYGFLKSEAGVHRLVRISPFDAEKMRHTSFALVEILPELEVLEEIKIDPENLRIDTFLASGHGGQNVQKNETAVRITHLPTKIAVSCQNERSQLQNKEMAMKYLQTKLYQRYLIEKQKEKKELKGEFKPVEWGSQIRSYVLHPYQMVKDHRTNCETNEIEKILNGEIDEFIDAYLKLK